The Metabacillus schmidteae genome has a segment encoding these proteins:
- the rseP gene encoding RIP metalloprotease RseP, producing MNTVIAFVLIFGALVFFHELGHLILANRAGILCREFAIGFGPKILSFKKNETVYTIRLLPIGGFVRMAGEDPEVIEVKPGHNVGLLFNNEGKVEKIILNNKEKYPNARVIEVENVDLEHNMFISGYEHGEEEYIKRFEVSETSFFIVDGQQTQIAPFNRQFQSKTVGQRIAAIFAGPFMNFLLAFVILFSLGFIQGAPVNEAKLGELTSDGSANKAGLQEGDVIHSIEGEATTTWEKVVSIIQESPDKELTFEVERNGEMLSYEVVPEATKVGEDVIGRIGAYNPVDKSFGSSLKYGFVETYNWTKEILISFGKLVTGQFSIDMLSGPVGIYDMTDQVAESGTTNLLRWAALLSINLGIVNLLPIPALDGGRLLFLFIEALRGKPIDRQKEGIVHFIGFSLLMLLMLVVTWNDIQRLFL from the coding sequence ATGAATACAGTGATAGCGTTTGTCCTTATTTTCGGTGCTCTCGTTTTTTTTCATGAGCTCGGTCATTTAATACTAGCAAATAGGGCTGGCATCCTTTGCAGGGAATTTGCAATCGGTTTTGGTCCTAAAATCTTATCCTTCAAAAAGAATGAAACAGTTTATACGATTCGTCTATTGCCAATTGGCGGTTTTGTTCGAATGGCTGGAGAGGACCCTGAGGTCATTGAGGTAAAGCCGGGTCATAATGTTGGATTACTTTTTAATAACGAAGGAAAAGTAGAGAAAATAATTTTAAATAATAAGGAAAAATACCCAAACGCAAGAGTCATTGAGGTAGAAAATGTAGACCTGGAGCATAATATGTTCATTTCAGGTTATGAACACGGAGAAGAGGAATATATAAAAAGGTTTGAAGTAAGTGAGACATCCTTTTTCATTGTAGATGGACAACAAACACAAATTGCTCCTTTCAATCGTCAGTTTCAATCCAAGACCGTTGGTCAAAGGATTGCAGCTATTTTTGCTGGACCTTTTATGAATTTCCTGCTTGCATTCGTTATTTTGTTTTCTCTTGGATTTATCCAAGGAGCTCCGGTTAATGAAGCTAAATTAGGTGAGTTAACTTCCGATGGTTCTGCAAATAAAGCTGGGCTACAAGAAGGAGATGTCATTCATTCGATTGAGGGAGAAGCAACTACTACTTGGGAAAAAGTTGTTTCTATCATTCAAGAAAGTCCTGATAAAGAATTAACCTTTGAAGTTGAACGTAATGGTGAAATGTTAAGTTATGAGGTTGTCCCGGAAGCAACAAAAGTTGGGGAAGATGTGATCGGGCGCATCGGTGCGTATAATCCGGTAGATAAATCTTTTGGAAGCTCCCTTAAATATGGATTTGTTGAAACATATAATTGGACAAAAGAAATATTAATAAGTTTTGGGAAGCTTGTAACAGGACAATTTTCGATAGATATGCTTTCAGGTCCGGTTGGTATTTATGACATGACAGACCAAGTTGCCGAGTCAGGGACAACGAACCTTTTAAGATGGGCCGCTCTGCTGAGTATTAATTTAGGTATCGTTAATTTATTACCTATCCCAGCCTTAGATGGAGGCCGTTTGTTATTTTTATTTATTGAAGCATTGAGAGGCAAGCCTATTGATCGACAAAAAGAAGGTATTGTCCATTTTATCGGTTTTTCATTATTAATGCTGTTAATGCTTGTTGTGACGTGGAATGATATCCAACGCTTATTTTTATAA